GAACCTTTACCAAAGTGAAGGAAAGGATGTGAACATGATGTTCCCGAACATACAAGCTCATTTGTGAAACTTGCGGCAGTactgtcatggcttgggcttgcctgcctttttttggggggagggggcggaGGGTGGTGGGGAGGTTACAAGCTCATTACTCTTCattgatgtaacacaatgtcagcagcaaaaataaagtccaaagtctataaaaacattttgtctgctaATTTAAAGAAAGACACAACCAAACTTACTGAGAGAGCAAGTTAAGAAAATTATTCTGTAAAAACACCAAAGTAGTTCACATCTTCAGAGGCAAGACAGGAAGGATTTTAAACGGGCAAAGTCAATCAGACCTAAACCCTATAGAGCAAATAACCTCTGTAGCGAGCGGACTGGTAGACAAAACAAATCTGAGTGTGCATCCTAAGCCAACGCAAAGCACGATTTCCTCACACCAATGCTAGTTACCAGTAATCACTCTTCACAGGTATTGATTATGCCCGGTggcattttaatacatttaattaaaccTGTTCTGCCAATTATATGCAACGAAAACTTCACAGCTTGCTTGGGCCTGAGGTGAATTAggctatttttatttgatcaaatatcTACAACACGTAATTAGACACACCTAGAAAGTCAACTGAacatatgaaaaataaacaaatttatcACAAGTGAAAGACTGGCAACAACTACAGTACTTTACTAATTTTATGGTTTCTTTTGTCCGGTCCTGCCATGTGTTACAGACTAATTATCTTAGTCTATTTTAGAGTAATTGCCatatttcctcatatagtggaGAATGGATAGTGGAATAGAACATCTATTTGGCGGAGGCATTTCTAAGTTActtgtgtaaacaaaaacaaaaaaaaacctgaaatttaTTTCAGGTCACTGGTGAAATCTGAAGCAGCTTTTCTCTGGAATGCTCCATTGCAAACAGCAACACTTGTTCTTTTAACACTGTCAGCTCCAGTTTTACAGATGCcacttgctgtgtgtgtgtggtgtgtcgTGGTATCAGTCACAGTAAAGGTGACTACAACTTTACAACAAATAAGGTGTCCTGTGTCAAAGTGTAACTTGACATGCTATGTTTTTGACTGAAATAGCTTTTGGTTTCAGTAAACATGACTAATGTAGCAAATTCAATAAATtactattttcagttctttaaaacctgccaaatgtcttcaaactcagttgtgcatttttaagttttttattttcccccaaaaatactgTTATCATTTGTagatttgttcaaaaacattgaaattatattttcaagtttgatgacttgaaaattaaGCTGACTGTCATTTGTATCAACTATAAATGAAAATCAGAGATAATATAATTTGCTCTAATGTTTTGGAACGTAGTGTACGCtttactcaattgtggagagaTACAGTAGcgttaaactctttttcaccatttcatttttcctgatttttttgggtgaggcTGAAACGAGGCCCAGAGACTCACTTGGACCCCTGCATGAGtcaccccctcccccactatataagaaccgAGCGACTGCATTCGGATCAGTGGTTATCTGGCACAAGTGCGTCGTGGGGTTAGTTAgctaaacagttaacttacaattccattgtaacatgctgccaagttTGTCCTGAGATTGTAGTCATatctctgttgggccaattatacattattcatgcactcactgtagtagtttcGCCACTCTGCACGACTTGcctatctgttgttgaccaatactggccactcatgtacTTGAGAAGTacctgcaccatttgcacaattgacattgttccagattatcacactactagtcaTTTGAAACTGCttaatttcttgaagtctctgtgccATCTGCAAAATGGTCACTGCACCTGGccattgttctattagtcatttcaaactgctctaaattgctagaggactttgcattatttgcacaattgtccaaaaattaaataaaaaatgtatgggcattaccacattacagGTTACCtcttattgctcagtgagtttttatgtttttatgtctcaaaagtattcactgtcaattgactgtcgtcgtactacagcggctccaactaccggagaaaaattatttgtgtgtttttgaaataCTTGGCAAAGTGCGCGCATGTCACGCAGAGAAAGACAGAAgaatgaagaggaaaaaaataagtcagaCCTGACAGCCAACCTGTGGAGTGAGACTTGCCGCTGCCATggtcgctttagagcgcctcgttgtggCTGCGTGGAAAAGCCCCGCCACACATTCAAGaacagagacttttttttcacagttttgaAGCCTCATTATTTATACTTAAACAGGCAGAATTggtaacaacactcttctctgtggtgtgtcaaatttagaagacatttactTTTTCACTTTCACAAGAACACATCTAAGGTGCAGggtttattttttcaagtgtGCGATTAATTGAGCACAATACACAATACCGACAGACACCCACCAATGCAAAGCATTATACAAATGCTTGGTTGAAGTCTTTTCTTCCTCCCTGGCTAGTAAGACCAGGTCAGCCATTTACCTCACATTAAACTAAAGTCTATTTAATGCTTAAATGTAGTTGTGGATGGTGACAATGATAATGACTAAACCAGGTCAGAGAGCTGCAGTTGGAACCCAAATTAAAAGAAAGTAGTTCTCTCCCTAGTGCCTACATGACAGGTAGGAGATAAGGGACACTCAACTATTTCTTGTAAATTAATAgtacacatttacatatatttttgtgtgtgctgatAACATGGACAACATATCACCTAAACGCAAACCCTTATTAATTGTACTGTGTGCTTCAGTGTGATCTGGGTGTTTCATTCTTGAATTGTTTCCTTTTGTTTGattataattttacatttaagtTTGCCCGACATAACAGAATATTATATAGATAGCTAAACTCTGTAATGCCTCATAGGATGTCCATAAGCATCTAAGAACGACATTTTCTAAGGACACGCACGTCATAGCTCATCAATAAGCCATTGGGGGTGTGGTGCCTTGCTTAAGGGCATCTTGTAAatcctcttaaaaaaaaaacatttaaaaaaaaaaaaaaaaaagtttaaatgtacattttgttgtAAAATACCTACCACtggacttgtcgccagccaatcacagggcacatatagaaaaacagtaattcacactcacattcatacctatggaaaATTCAGTTTCGATTACCCGAAGGAGACATTTGGCGAGGAAGCAGACATTTGGCGAGAGAAATGGGACGATGTCCACCCTGCACTTGCAACCAGCCAATTACATTGAACTTCTCAGCAAATTAAGAACAATTGGCCTGTGCCGAGATTCCAATACGCAACCTCAGAATTTTGAGACGGACACGCTAACCACACTTGctgtaaagacatatttttgcGCACTATTTTCAGTTCACGAACAGTCGTGGCATAGCCGCGGAAGGCTCAGAACTTTGTGCTTTTTCCTGTGTCGCATAAACATCACTGGCTCTGTGCTTCAgctatctttgtttttttttgcctaaaatggctgccacatccCACAGTGCAACGCAAAAGCTGCGCTGCATTGTGGGAGGCGGTGTCCATTTAGGGCTAACAGTAACCACATTGAACTTAAACATTACTGTACCCGAATACGGCGAAGACACCGCACAGTGCTTTTGCTAGCGAACCCACTCATCATCAGAAATTGTGTTTTCACCTTTTTCTATATTGCACAGCATTTATGTTTGATTACACAATGATCAAAATAAGGTAAACACAATGTTGTTCTGCGACCGGAACGGATAAGTTGCATTTCAActcatttcaatgaaaacatGACCTCGGTTTGCAAACCGAAACCGGTTTGACAACATATTTCTGTGCTGAGAGGACATTTAAATGTTACTACCTCGTGCTTCTGGTTATGACATCACCTGTGTCTTTATGGGACCTTTTGCGAgcttttgattattattttacaatcatTTCCGCTTTCCTCCATCCCCCCCAAGCACGCAGAGTGCCAGCATCTTATTTATGGTCGTAaacattgtttgtgtttgcatgatCTCAACAGGTCAaagcagacaaaacaaatgtgacaaatatCTCAGTTGAtcactcaaaaaaaacaaagagatgCTAGCCCTCACCAGAGATTGTCTGGGTTCACTTTTCCACCCCCTCACACAAAAGTTTCACATCATCCTGTTGTGCACATGGTTACCCATCCAAACATCTGCCGATAGAAGTCCATAACACAAGTAAACCAACATAAGGTCACCTCAAGTTCAAACACGTCATGCGGGGACAACTTTATGAAGGTGTCTCTTATAAAACTGAAAAGCCtttccagttttgtttttttatgaaaccTTCTCTGCCATTAATCTCTTCTCATGTGCACCACTGCACTTTGCTCTCTTAAGAGCTATCTACTACCTGCACGACAAATATAGAACGTACGTCTCGTCTGTTTGAAAAGCATCTTTGCCCTACATTTGTGATGTAGAATGGAGACTATAACAATGCCAATAATGCTTAAACAGCGAGTAAATATGATGTAACCAGATATGTCCACACATACAGGGGCTACACCAACAGTCAACAAACAGGGAAAATGTGCTAAAATGGgccacaaatgtattttaaaggtCATGCATCATTTGTATTTAGAGAAAAAACAGCAATAATATGTACAAGAGTGGAGAGTATAAACATCTACATGAAGAACACCCGTAGAACCATTGCATGGTGACAGACAGACTACACAGGGGTTCAGCGATGAAAGCAGTGCTGTACATTCAAACTTAATAATTCATTTGGAAATGATTGATTTTTCCTTAATCTGAATGTTTCTTGATTTGGATAacttttttccctcttcttcttcaagAATCTCAGGTTAATCACTAACCTGTTTCAGGCACCTCGCCTCCCTTCCTCCGATCCACTTGTGTTGTGATGCTCTCATACTCCAGCTGGGTCCCCCAGAACAAGCAGCCCGGTGAAGGACTGACTCTTGCCaggaaaagagagagacagaaagacagaaaaaacagagaaagtaAAAGCAgcaagggagggagagagagagagaaaaaggggTGGGGCGGTTGGACTGAGAGGTGTGACCGATGCTGCCATCCACTGGTCATTTACATTTGCCATAGCTGTACGTGGtcctcaatgttttttttaacttttattttatttatttttttacaccaacTACTAAAACTACGGAAACGTATTGCtgtcacaccaaaaaaaaaaaaaaaaaaaaaaaaaaaaaaggttcactaTCACTTATAACATACGTTTCATGTTATAACATGATATGATTCACGTTATAATGTGATACATTACACGTTATAACATGAATAATTTCATATTATAATGCGAAAAGTTTCACGTTATAAGGTGAAACTTTTCATGTTCTAACATGAATTTATTCGCGTTATAACGTGTAATTTATCACGTTCTAACATGAAACGTATCACATTATAACGTGAtagtgaatcttttttttttttttggtgtggcagcaatacgcttccgtactaAAACAACAGTAAATTAGCTCTCGAAATACTACCAtagacaaaaattaaaatacagtagcatggTCGGCCGAAGTgttgataaaaaaaactaaaacaaattcaaaagcttgattcctaaaaagtatcATTAATATTATCGTAAGCCACTGTAAAACTACACAGTTAGAACGTTAATTCTAATTCAACTCGCATCCAAGCACTGCACACACATACTCCTTGCCTTGAGCTCCATTGTAAGCTTAATAAATATACCTTTGCGTTTCATCTGAAATGCTCCTTTTTTCCTTTACGCTTTCATTTTTGAAGTCGCAACTGTATGGAATCagatttgtgccaaaaagaTTCACACAAGACTTTTTAAATCGCAAAcgtgccaatttttttgttcttgcgATGACGACTTTTGCGCTTGCGttgctttttggggggattCTGTTATCCGCCTGTTTCTgtctaaaaatgtcaacattttaagaactccacttctaacttgagaaaacacgtTGTAGGTAGGCTATCTGTATgtaatctctgcctggtgagcctaagGTTTCACAATTTTCAGACCAtggttatttttattaatgttcattattgttttagttaaagtGATTTTGTTGGGCAATATCTTAAGTTGCACATTCTTAGatttttgtccatttgaaaatttaaaatgataaacCAGATGCATCATATGCTACTCaacagttactcagtacttgggtagttattttatttttttcagtgagtacttaaataattatttggaggattaCTTTTTTACGTTTTGACTCATCTCATGCTAAAGTAACAGAATTCTTACTTCTGGTTACTCCAAGACAGAAGTCCTTAGCAAGTGATTCAGAACGTTATGTGCATGAGCAGTGCACTGCTGACCTCTTGTGGCCACAATCCACACACCACGGTCTTCAATGACACTTTTACTGGTTCAAAACTACAATAGTCAGTCCATTTTGCCTCACTTCCTGTTTCACACAAAAGACATTTGGATGGAATAAGGTGCTCTATGCTCCATAAAGCAGGTCCAAAGAAATATTGTGTTGGCTACCCAGGTGCAAGGCAGTTAGACAAAATAAACGCTAATGTAATTCCCACTTTATTAGctgaaaaaaagttgaattaaaaaaaaaaagaagcccttTCAGAGagttgcctgtgaatattctcattcatccaggccATTTCATTCACAGGGacttgaatcgatcgcaactggactgttctggttgtcttagaaggcatctgttcatgcaacaaggcgtCGTTACGACAACCTAGCCTGACTTGGTGTGgagaaactcaactatttatgctccaagttAGAGCCACGCCCCAAACAACGAGCTGtaacattcttttggaatgcaaaaattGGGACCGTCGTTAGAATGCCTGGCAGAGAGGCCATTAGGTCATTAGGTGGAAACTCCCTCActaatattccattcagttggaAAGTGGTAGTGGAGCCGCTCCACAGCCAAGCAGGCCacgtttttgtgttatttgttggGGGCAGAATTATGGAGTTTGTGTGGAATGGATGAAAGAACGAGATTCTAAGTGGGAGATAAGTGGTGTAGTAAGCTCCTCCTCTGTTTTGGGACGATCTTTGCACAGTCACATAGATGGCCTCTCTCACTCCTCTTTCAAACTGTCCTCCCTGTCCAGAACATGCATAGttgtcctcaaaagagtgctgCATCTCTTGGAAGTCCAGGCACacagctgagtcttgacctgTTTGTGTTGTGCCATTCGCCTGCTCAGTGGTTGCTTGATTTCACCAATGTACTCTATGTACCTGGGCATTCCTCACTGCACTTGACCGCATACACCAGattgctttttaatgtttgaAACAGCATTATAAACAATTCACTTGAGATGGAAGAAATGAGCCCCATATATAAAGATCATGTGATTAGTGCCATGACAGATGTCACATATATGCATACACAGTATACAGCACAGAATCCCAGTGTTACACGTGTTgaggaagattttttttcttccttataAATAACTGAAATGCATTCCAACTCCCCTGAGATTGTTGCAAGGATAAATAGGTGTCCACATATGACAGAGCCCAAAGGTGAAACTTGGAAGTGAGACGTGAGCTTTTGTGCACACGTTGTGTGAAAGGGTCACGACTCGGGCTCCAGGCGTGGCAGCACAGGGAGGATGAGGTTACCGAATGACGAGTCCTGAGTGATGAAGAAGCCTGACgagtgtgcgtgcgcgtgctgCGGGAAAAGAGAGTGAAGAAAACTGCAGACTACATCCAGCGTTTTCAACATTCTACACAAAAGCTTCCTAACATAATGCTTTACCTGCAAGGCTGCTTTCTGCTGGGCAACAATGTGCTGCTGCTCTGCACTATCCCGGAAGTCCTTCATGTTGTGACGGGatattgaaatgctgtggaataAATGGAAGACAGTCTGATAGATGGGTAGTTACTTCAGTTTattatcatatactgtatgacccCAACTGATGTAAGTGTGGAAACAGTGATAAACAAAGCCATTATGTTTATATCTTATCTTGAAatacatgttgtttttttgctggagactttcccagctgacttttggcgagaggtATAATATGATTATAATATGAATTATTACCATCATTGTCACTATTGGAAATTAAAGCTTTTATCTGTGTGTTCTTATTTCATTATATATGGGCAAGTAATAGTACCAATAACAGGTATCAGCATTGACCCTGTGCTGCCCTTATTTCAAGGTACTGCATCGGATTCTCGTGAAGGCTgtcgataccagccaccgatattTAAGGTCCCCAAAACTTTGACATTGAATAAGTTCTTCTCGCCAGTCGTTGGCACTAAATTGCGGCAGTTTGAAACGTCGGCGAATTCctcatgtgcgtcagaaagaaagaaacagatCTTTGTTCGCAATCATCagtcattgtgttaattaaaACTGTATTAAAAATACTAGTGGTACCAGTAATCTGTAccagtgagtactcaagagtgaaaaCTCGTATTGATAtcggtcttaaaaaaaaaaaaaagtggtagtgAACATCCCTACATTTCATTATTGAAAACTCAAGATGCTATTCTACCAGTACACATTTCTTGATTGGCTTCAAGTCCTAAATACTGTAGTAAAAGCTCCATGATTGTGACTTTGGTGGTGAGATCTCCTGCTACCTGGCTCCTGGAGTGCTGATGGACTGATTCTGCATTAACCGCTTCCTCTCTTTCTCCAGCTCGGCCAGGATTTGTACTCTGGCCTTGTTCGGGAAGACTGCGTCGTGTAAAAAGACACAAAGAAgaatggcaaaattagcaccaACGAGCATTCCTAATACAGAGAGAGCACCGCAAGGCTATTTTATAAAACACACTGATTATACACAGGATATTTACAATATCCGCAATTATTCACAGCATGCAGAAACAGATTATTATACCAGCACTTTAAAATCGAcagaagaagaaagtgtatgtagttttaatgacattttgacTGAAAGGAGACAGCACATTatgctatttttttcccattatttAAAACAGTACTCAGGTGTCTGAATAAAAAGGTCCCTTCTTCTGTCAGAATAAATAGCCTGTAACTCGACTAGAGGCATATAAATTATGTAGTGTCTCAATCTGAACACTAGGTGGCTCCATGTAAAAGGAATTGGAGCGTCTGGTGGACACAAGTATACCGATATCATGTTACCTCTGTGTGTTAACTACAAATTAAAGCgagtaaaaagaaatacaagactgctTTTGAGATTACCACAGTGAAATTGTGACAGCATAACTGTCGTGATCCTTTATTAAACCATCAATTACTTCCCTTTACTCAATGTGCCGATATaatcattatatttatttaaaaaacaaacaaacaaaaaaacggagtgatataatttaattttaataataattttttttaggtaatACCGCCCTCAAACCAAATTTCCCCGCCCGTGGCTTGGCAGCTAAAATCCATCACTTTTACGCGGCCGTCTAAAACACTACGTCAAAGTAAAAAGGTAAACTAAGCGGCCACTTGTCGTCAGATTACCAAAAGGAGTACTTGCTGTCAAGAGATTGGGGTGAGTTGTTGCCCATTTGCACGAGCCAGgaccgccccctcaaaacagagTGATTTCAACCACGGTGTTTAAAGTGGATTCTTACTGTAATGTAAATCGTGATCTTTGAGGTATCTTGACAAAAGGCACAAAGGGAagtgttttacattttgacaaaaaggcATAATGTCTTATTTAACAAAATGGGTACATACAGAATTTgcaaatttataaataaataaaataaaaactggcAAATATCACAGAAGACCTTTTGACATCCTAATTAACCACACGTGTACGCTGATGAGCCAAGTAATGTCAACAATGCACGAAAAATGTAGTTGTAGTGCAAAACGTTAGCGTTCAAAATTTCTCCGATTATTTTGCTGCCGGTTACAATGTTTTATTGCGTTTATCAGTACAAAGAGAATTCATGTCAAGATAGTAACACTACCCCTCCGAGGCAGGCAAAGTCCCGACAAAGAACTACCGCGGTAAAGAGCCATATTGTCGTAGTGCCGGCGAAAATAGTCAACGTACCTGGTGCTGAAGGATTAGCAGCCATGTCGTCGACGATAAAACTgagaaaaatccaaataaaaaacatatacCGTCGGATTTACGTGGTAGTTTCACCCCTATCCGGCCGGCGTTCCTCGTTGTGTCTGACTAACGACCGTAAACTGAGCAGGGTGATCTCAGGACGCCGCAATTAGGTGTCTGTGGTAATGCCTTATCAAAATACGGAACATTTgacatcaaataataataataatacatttatatcaCATATATTATAAAACACTAATACTATAAAAGTAATGTACATTAAAATAAGTCACAattattttaagacattttcaTTACGACCATGCCTTTATGCTTACGTTACGTGCATAAATACCTCTTGAAGGCACAATTGTCTTTATTGCACATTGATAAATGTTAAGTGTACGGTTTGTTAGTTGTTAAACGCTTCGTTGTCAGACGCGATGTTTACTTCCGGGTTTTGGCAGTTTTAACCTCCGCAGCTGCGCCGTCGGGGTCAGCTGACGATGATAGCGGCTCCGGATCTCCGTTCCTTACAAGCAGACGAACAGAAAATATTTTCGCCTGTAGGTGCAGACGCCAGTAGCAGCCGTACACTGGACAACCGTTAGCCTCGACTTCCAGGCGAGCCCCGCGCCTGCCGCACGATGAGCGACGGCGCCCAGCGAGGCCTGGCCAGCTCGGGGCAGCAGCACATCGCGGACATTCTCCACCCGCTGTCCGCCGCCGTCGAGCCGCTGTCCCCCGGGCAAGATGTCAGCGTCACCGCTGGGGGCGACAAGGTAGGCTGGACCCCGGCTTTACCCAAACCGTGCTCGGTgctaaaaaaacagaaaaaaaacaaaaacgagcagcgggaatgttttttccccctaaccTGTTGTTTGTACTGACTGCGCGGAAGATTTGTAAACTGATCGATTCGGAATACCAACCAATTATTGGGAAGTAAATCAAACAACAGTCTCTGTTCAGTCTTTAGAAATGTGTTACATTCTACTCAGAAACTAATAAATCAGCTTAGGAGACGAAGACGAGCTTTTACTAAAGCCAACAGCGCAATAACTTTAACCATAACGGCACAATTTTAAATAACAGATTCATCAGCCCATGttatgttttgtaaaaaaaaaaaaaaaaaaaaaaaaagcattcactGCAAAATCAAGCgatttgtgtatgtgtgaggtAGTAAATCGGCACCACCATAAGGTGCCTTTGAGTCTTGACCATTTCACCAAAAGCAGATAATTTCCATcgaacttcatattcattgtattatgttgatgttaaataaataaattcataaattaACTGTTAGCAGGCAATGTACATACAATTCATGAAATTAATTGGAACCGCTACAAATAcgctacaaaatatttttgaaatatgcCGGTCAGATTAATATCACAAGCAACCAGACCAGGCCTGATTGTCAACTGTAAATTTTGGCAAATGTTCTTTGAGATTTGTAGCGTGTGTAAATTTCACAATTGTGGATAAACTGGGAAATGTGTTGTACGTCATGAGTAGTGGTGCATCTTGGAAAGGAAAATAACGTGAACGCAGTGAAACGCAGAATAGGGGGGTTCGATCGCTGTTCAGGTTACTCGACCAAGCGTCTATTTCATTGAGTGACTCCTGCCGACAAACAGCCAGTGGCTACATGGTGGACTTTCACTTAGAAAGCTCTCTGTGTACgctttttaattttaacaaatgtatttcaaatctCTGAAAGGTTTTtaatatcaattgatatttcactatgacagagtggacatgatAAAAGCTTGACAAGATCCACCTACGCACATAATCAAGTGTAAATATTCACTCTTCACTATCCACTGTTTCGCCCTTTTTGGGGGAATATAAAATGCTGGTCGTAATGGCAATGAAAACATCATTATGACAGCGTGGGCAGCAAATTCagggacacatgcaaaatgttcaatatgattgAAAATGGAATAGACATGATCAAAATGATTCAGTTAATCAAATAACTTGTGGACGATAAAAcaatgtgaacttttttttaaaaagtatcatTTAACCACTTATTACACATGTAGTGTGTATACTACATACTGCAGTTAGCAGAGCAGTGTGGAGgacatgccaaaatcacatgCATGCAATACAAAATTGTATAAAATGAAGGACGTGCACTTAAGAAATTAGTCAATGGACTGCACTTGTATTGCGCTTAATCTACACCATCACTGTgcccaaagcctcacattcacccattcacacaccaatgggcggctgctgccatgcaagtcgctgccaggcccactgggttcagtgtcttgcccaaggacacttcaacatgcAGACAGTCGGAACCGGCATTCAAACCGTCGACCCTTCGGTCAGGACGACCCACTCTACCAAGTGAGCCACAGCTGCCAAAGAAACTCATTGAACTCATTTGACTATATATGGCCACTTATAAGATGAGAGTTACATTATTctgttacattttcatgatgagtGAGTaattctgatgaggacaccaaaggcgATTTGTAGTGATAAAGACCCTTGCAAGAACAAGAGagtgaaaaagttgtaatatttaattatatttttaagtcAGGCTGTAGTATAAGGTTACTGTTATTTAAGTACTGGGTCACAGTCACAGGAGACAAGCATATATTCAATGGTGCAAaaggtcatccatccattttggataGTGCTTATCCTGTTTTGGGTCACACGGAGCTGGAGCCTActtcagctgacttcaggctaAAGGTGGAcgaaaccctggactggtcatcagtaagggcacatatagaaaatcATTCACACTAATTGTATGTGTGAACCCACACTGCTTGCACCAAAGTGAGGCGAGTGTGCCcctgcaccatcagtgaccaaatCAAATTCCAATACAGTATCACAATATGGGAGGGACATTCACacatctgtcagtctttgtgaaGAATCAAACCCAGATCAGGATCATATTGTGAACGTGACTCCTTTTCCAATGAGTGACTTTCGTGCTTGTTCATTCACTGCGATGCAATGATGCAACCCAATGCAATTATGTGAGCTGTGATTACAAGTTAGGCTTTGCACCGCGGTGTAGAAAAAGCACGCACAACCAAGACCGAACTTGGACGGGCGCTGAGAGGAGAAGCATGTGATGGCGTGGGAGAGAGCGGACACGGattgcactttttttcaaaacatgagACCAACATG
The sequence above is a segment of the Phyllopteryx taeniolatus isolate TA_2022b chromosome 15, UOR_Ptae_1.2, whole genome shotgun sequence genome. Coding sequences within it:
- the LOC133490247 gene encoding SOSS complex subunit C-like isoform X1, which codes for MCNKDNCAFKSFIVDDMAANPSAPVFPNKARVQILAELEKERKRLMQNQSISTPGASISISRHNMKDFRDSAEQQHIVAQQKAALQHAHAHSSGFFITQDSSFGNLILPVLPRLEPES
- the LOC133490247 gene encoding SOSS complex subunit C-like isoform X3 translates to MAANPSAPVFPNKARVQILAELEKERKRLMQNQSISTPGASISISRHNMKDFRDSAEQQHIVAQQKAALQHAHAHSSGFFITQDSSFGNLILPVLPRLEPES
- the LOC133490247 gene encoding SOSS complex subunit C-like isoform X4, which codes for MQNQSISTPGASISISRHNMKDFRDSAEQQHIVAQQKAALQHAHAHSSGFFITQDSSFGNLILPVLPRLEPES
- the LOC133490247 gene encoding SOSS complex subunit C-like isoform X2, with translation MHVTFIVDDMAANPSAPVFPNKARVQILAELEKERKRLMQNQSISTPGASISISRHNMKDFRDSAEQQHIVAQQKAALQHAHAHSSGFFITQDSSFGNLILPVLPRLEPES